A genomic segment from Aegilops tauschii subsp. strangulata cultivar AL8/78 chromosome 1, Aet v6.0, whole genome shotgun sequence encodes:
- the LOC109787361 gene encoding uncharacterized protein → MRRSKGSGRRRAADERKLIRMADEAAAASSMQAAAAAALASLHLPPPGLTETDNQDRKIFGRGARIKRKAKRKWGYVGAEAGAVDSGGLRPRLLSHRRSTCRGGVGSMDEVLHGEVGIRSRFSAGRIREIMRGLTPRQQGYVAKYGFEHFNRIGAFSVHEPLTEWIMGKINPPFSEFRINADKTIVFSKPLVQKILGVPTGGRPFVLHGQKSDKIKELRDLYLNNGLRATIPHCVSLLKNNEDEESFMRTFLLIALAAVLTPTTGNTIDLDYLWAFEDMSKVQDLDWAGHITEHLMDEVQKFQYKSREEKMRDFWVGGCLPLLTIAYMDHLDLPRGRIVDHEINYSVPRICHVSKDDFQFAAIADLHRQHFKFATFGILPFRDRTPYTDNPVTDTEVAEDDLRILSNDQVLSGQWELVEVHEQKIDELVKETQPEALGFAEASIDHFRLGRTDISSNQGTKKTASCERGSSSHCRNTAKAAVTPSSSEKSVEDSGREYESSESDDHPTPPEADYGVIFRSYLSGTQMESVNTLIHKIKPETIVFVATMRKSDVQLPTPLLIISKERSLAAAARFPHENGAVTLQMPGKSEKWRPRFFIEKDNCMLAGNWLDFVCDNQVQAGDICIFVPAMGGERSTFTVHIIRAEATHQRGVKRVRSSHDSPVGVEGMTNPDAV, encoded by the exons ATGCGGAGATCCAAGGGATCAGGACGGCGGCGAGCTGCAGACGAGCGGAAGCTCATCCGGATGGCGGACGAGGCGGCCGCAGCGAGCTCGATgcaagcggcggcggcagcggcgctgGCCTCCCTCCACCTCCCTCCTCCAGGACTGACAG AAACTGACAACCAAGATCGGAAAATTTTCGGGAGAGGAGCACGGATAAAGCGGAAGGCGAAGCGGAAGTGGGGCTACGTTGGCGCTGAAGCAGGCGCGGTGGACTCTGGCGGGCTGCGTCCCCGTCTTCTTAGTCATCGCCGGTCGACTTGCAG GGGAGGAGTTGGATCCATGGATGAAGTATTACATGGTGAAGTGGGCATCAGGAGCCGTTTCAGTGCTGGGAGGATTCGAGAGATCATGCGTGGTCTGACACCCCGGCAGCAGGGGTATGTTGCAAAGTATGGATTCGAGCATTTCAATCGTATCGGGGCATTCTCTGTTCATGAGCCACTGACTGAGTGGATCATGGGAAAAATTAACCCCCCGTTCTCTGAGTTCAGAATTAATGCGGACAAGACAATAGTTTTCAGCAAGCCCCTTGTTCAGAAAATTCTAGGTGTACCTACAGGGGGAAGACCCTTTGTACTGCATGGGCAGAAGTCGGACAAAATCAAAGAACTGCGAGATCTGTACTTAAATAATGGACTAAGGGCAACCATCCCCCATTGTGTCAGTTTGCTTAAGAACAATGAGGACGAGGAGTCCTTCATGAGGACATTCCTGCTTATTGCACTGGCGGCAGTGCTCACCCCCACCACTGGGAATACCATAGACCTTGACTACCTGTGGGCCTTTGAAGATATGTCAAAGGTTCAGGACCTCGATTGGGCAGGCCATATCACGGAGCATCTGATGGATGAGGTGCAGAAATTTCAGTACAAATCTAGGGAGGAAAAGATGAGAGACTTCTGGGTTGGCGGGTGCTTGCCCTTGCTCACG ATTGCTTACATGGACCACTTGGATCTCCCAAGAGGGCGAATTGTAGACCATGAAATTAACTACTCGGTGCCCAGGATCTGCCATGTTTCTAAGGATGATTTCCAGTTTGCCGCAATTGCTGACCTGCATCGTCAACATTTCAAGTTTGCCACATTTGGGATACTTCCA ttccgtgatagaACACCATACACTGATAATCCAGTAACCGATACAGAAGTAGCAGAAGACGATCTTCGTATTCTCTCGAATGATCAAGTCTTATCAGGGCAATGGGAACTTGTAGAAGTACACGAGCAAAAAATAGACGAACTTGTAAAAGAAACTCAACCTGAAGCCCTTGGGTTTGCAGAAGCGAGCATCGATCATTTCCGTCTTGGAAGAACTGATATCAGCTCAAATCAAG GAACTAAAAAAACCGCTAGCTGCGAAAGGGGCAGTTCTAGCCATTGTAGGAATACTGCAAAGGCGGCTGTGACACCCTCTTCGTCTGAGAAATCAG TAGAAGACAGTGGTCGAGAATATGAATCTTCAGAGTCAGATGATCATCCGACACCTCCAGAAGCTGATTATGGGGTAATATTCAGGAGTTATCTATCTGGAACACAAATGGAGAGTGTAAACACGCTTATCCACAAAATTAAACCTGAAACTATTGTATTCGTGGCTACCATGAGGAAGTCCGATGTTCAGCTACccactcctcttctg ATCATTTCGAAGGAACGCTCATTAGCCGCAGCTGCACGCTTTCCGCATGAAAACGGGGCCGTCACACTTCAGATGCCGGGCAAGAGCGAGAAGTGGAGGCCAAGATTCTTCATAGAAAAAGACAATTGCATGCTTGCGGGTAATTGGTTAGATTTTGTATGTGACAACCAAGTGCAGGCGGGCGACATATGCATCTTTGTACCGGCAATGGGTGGGGAAAGGTCCACATTCACGGTCCATATAATTCGTGCAGAAGCTACTCATCAAAGGGGTGTTAAAAGGGTTCGATCCAGCCATGATTCTCCGGTTGGCGTGGAAGGAATGACAAATCCAGATGCCGTTTAG
- the LOC109787360 gene encoding protein MICRORCHIDIA 2 isoform X1: MPAVMSGGTAGVDGGGRSLDCRSFWKAGASETPSAPIREFHDALETGDFDRARVHPKFLHTNATSHKWAFGAISELLDNAVDEICNGATFIKVDKSTNTKDNSPMLVFQDDGGGMDPEGVRQCMSLGFSTKKSKTTIGQYGNGFKTSTMRLGADAIVFTRAIRENNVTLSIGLLSYTFLRRTMKDDIVVPMLDFVVQDGQIAPLVYGSQGDWDSSLKIILDWSPFSSKEELLQQFEDMDSHGTKVLIYNLWMNDDGLLELDFDDDDEDILLRDQGQNSGASTKVQKEIIQQHISHRLRFSLRAYSSILYLKKFENFQIILRGKPVEQINIANELKFKKVVTYKPQVAYDSQVVSVRVDIGFAKEAPVLGIFGINVYHKNRLIMPFWKVLQEASSRGRSVIGVLEANFIEPAHDKQDFERTPLFIRLETKLKQIIVDYWKEKCHLIGYQPIDPKLRSQYKAALKDSGGPGVKIRHEASTAQKTGGHLSNLLPQTYDDEAAFRLTANRAGSALHSSGQGSMDSAGLEEDLVDIGSLGVLDPNCNEKLSEENLVLFTRREDLRQRDTQLKQTIGELEHELEETRRKCSQLAAELQLRRSQQQHYM, translated from the exons ATGCCGGCGGTGATGTCCGGCGGCACAGCCGGCGTTGACGGCGGCGGTCGATCCCTCGACTGCCGCAGCTTCTGGAAGGCCGGCGCCAGCGAGACCCCCTCCGCCCCCATCCGCGAGTTCCACG ATGCGCTGGAGACAGGGGACTTCGACCGCGCCCGCGTGCACCCCAAGTTCCTCCACACCAACGCCACCTCCCACAAGTGGGCGTTCGGAG CTATATCTGAACTTCTTGACAATGCGGTAGATGAG ATCTGCAATGGTGCCACATTCATAAAAGTGGATAAAAGCACCAACACGAAAGACAACAGTCCAATGCTAGTTTTTCAAG ACGATGGAGGAGGAATGGATCCCGAAGGGGTGCGCCAATGCATGAGTCTAGGATTCTCAACCAAGAAATCAAAGACAACCATTGGCCAGT ATGGAAACGGCTTTAAAACGAGCACAATGAGACTCGGTGCTGATGCAATTGTTTTTACTCGTGCAATACGTGAAAA CAATGTTACCTTGAGTATTGGTTTGCTCTCTTACACTTTCCTGAGGAGAACAATGAAGGATGACATAGTTGTCCCCATG CTCGATTTTGTAGTCCAAGATGGCCAAATAGCACCTTTGGTTTATGGTTCACAGGGTGATTGGGATAGTAGCCTAAAGATAATACTTGACTGGTCCCCTTTTTCTTCGAAGGAAGAACTGCTACAGCAG TTCGAGGATATGGATAGTCATGGAACTAAGGTGCTGATATACAATTTATGGATGAATGACGATGGCCTTTTAGAACTTGactttgatgatgatgatgag GACATATTGCTTCGGGATCAAGGTCAAAACAGTGGGGCGTCAACGAAGGTTCAAAAAGAAATTATTCAGCAACATATATCTCACAGACTGAGATTCTCATTACGT GCATATAGCTCCATCCTTTACCTCAAGAAGTTTGAGAACTTCCAAATTATACTAAGAGGAAAGCCTGTTGAACAGATAAACATTGCCAATGAGCTGAAGTTTAAGAAAGTAGTTACTTACAAACCTCAAGTTGCCTATGATTCTCAAGTG GTGTCAGTGAGGGTAGATATTGGCTTTGCAAAAGAGGCTCCTGTTTTGGGCATTTTTGGGATTAATGTCTACCATAAAAATCGACTAATCATG CCATTCTGGAAGGTCCTTCAAGAAGCATCTAGTAGAGGGAGAAGTGTTATAG GTGTACTAGAGGCAAATTTTATTGAGCCGGCACATGACAAGCAAGATTTTGAGAGGACTCCACTGTTCATTAGGCTGGAAACAAAACTGAAACAAATTATCGTTGATTATTG GAAAGAAAAGTGTCATCTAATAGGTTACCAGCCAATCGATCCGAAATTGAGATCCCAGTATAAGGCTGCTCTTAAAGATTCGGGCGGCCCTGGTGTGAAGATTCGGCATGAAGCTTCCACTGCTCAGAAGACTGGAGGGCACCTCTCAAATTTGCTCCCACAGACATATGATGATGAAGCAGCTTTTAGACTGACAGCTAACAGGGCAG GTTCTGCTTTGCATTCGTCTGGCCAAGGTAGTATGGACTCAGCAGGCTTGGAAGAG GATCTGGTAGATATTGGCTCTCTTGGTGTACTTGATCCCAATTGCAATGAGAAGTTGAGTGAAGAAAATTTGGTTCTGTTCACAAG GCGTGAAGATCTTCGGCAACGAGATACACAGTTGAAGCAGACG ATTGGCGAGCTGGAGCATGAACTAGAGGAAACAAGAAGGAAGTGCTCTCAGCTCGCAGCTGAGCTGCAGTTGCGGAGGAGCCAGCAACAACATTACATGTGA
- the LOC109787360 gene encoding protein MICRORCHIDIA 2 isoform X2, whose protein sequence is MPAVMSGGTAGVDGGGRSLDCRSFWKAGASETPSAPIREFHDALETGDFDRARVHPKFLHTNATSHKWAFGAISELLDNAVDEICNGATFIKVDKSTNTKDNSPMLVFQDDGGGMDPEGVRQCMSLGFSTKKSKTTIGQYGNGFKTSTMRLGADAIVFTRAIRENNVTLSIGLLSYTFLRRTMKDDIVVPMLDFVVQDGQIAPLVYGSQGDWDSSLKIILDWSPFSSKEELLQQFEDMDSHGTKVLIYNLWMNDDGLLELDFDDDDEDILLRDQGQNSGASTKVQKEIIQQHISHRLRFSLRAYSSILYLKKFENFQIILRGKPVEQINIANELKFKKVVTYKPQVAYDSQVVSVRVDIGFAKEAPVLGIFGINVYHKNRLIMPFWKVLQEASSRGRSVIGVLEANFIEPAHDKQDFERTPLFIRLETKLKQIIVDYWKEKCHLIGYQPIDPKLRSQYKAALKDSGGPGVKIRHEASTAQKTGGHLSNLLPQTYDDEAAFRLTANRAGSALHSSGQGSMDSAGLEEVCTLRL, encoded by the exons ATGCCGGCGGTGATGTCCGGCGGCACAGCCGGCGTTGACGGCGGCGGTCGATCCCTCGACTGCCGCAGCTTCTGGAAGGCCGGCGCCAGCGAGACCCCCTCCGCCCCCATCCGCGAGTTCCACG ATGCGCTGGAGACAGGGGACTTCGACCGCGCCCGCGTGCACCCCAAGTTCCTCCACACCAACGCCACCTCCCACAAGTGGGCGTTCGGAG CTATATCTGAACTTCTTGACAATGCGGTAGATGAG ATCTGCAATGGTGCCACATTCATAAAAGTGGATAAAAGCACCAACACGAAAGACAACAGTCCAATGCTAGTTTTTCAAG ACGATGGAGGAGGAATGGATCCCGAAGGGGTGCGCCAATGCATGAGTCTAGGATTCTCAACCAAGAAATCAAAGACAACCATTGGCCAGT ATGGAAACGGCTTTAAAACGAGCACAATGAGACTCGGTGCTGATGCAATTGTTTTTACTCGTGCAATACGTGAAAA CAATGTTACCTTGAGTATTGGTTTGCTCTCTTACACTTTCCTGAGGAGAACAATGAAGGATGACATAGTTGTCCCCATG CTCGATTTTGTAGTCCAAGATGGCCAAATAGCACCTTTGGTTTATGGTTCACAGGGTGATTGGGATAGTAGCCTAAAGATAATACTTGACTGGTCCCCTTTTTCTTCGAAGGAAGAACTGCTACAGCAG TTCGAGGATATGGATAGTCATGGAACTAAGGTGCTGATATACAATTTATGGATGAATGACGATGGCCTTTTAGAACTTGactttgatgatgatgatgag GACATATTGCTTCGGGATCAAGGTCAAAACAGTGGGGCGTCAACGAAGGTTCAAAAAGAAATTATTCAGCAACATATATCTCACAGACTGAGATTCTCATTACGT GCATATAGCTCCATCCTTTACCTCAAGAAGTTTGAGAACTTCCAAATTATACTAAGAGGAAAGCCTGTTGAACAGATAAACATTGCCAATGAGCTGAAGTTTAAGAAAGTAGTTACTTACAAACCTCAAGTTGCCTATGATTCTCAAGTG GTGTCAGTGAGGGTAGATATTGGCTTTGCAAAAGAGGCTCCTGTTTTGGGCATTTTTGGGATTAATGTCTACCATAAAAATCGACTAATCATG CCATTCTGGAAGGTCCTTCAAGAAGCATCTAGTAGAGGGAGAAGTGTTATAG GTGTACTAGAGGCAAATTTTATTGAGCCGGCACATGACAAGCAAGATTTTGAGAGGACTCCACTGTTCATTAGGCTGGAAACAAAACTGAAACAAATTATCGTTGATTATTG GAAAGAAAAGTGTCATCTAATAGGTTACCAGCCAATCGATCCGAAATTGAGATCCCAGTATAAGGCTGCTCTTAAAGATTCGGGCGGCCCTGGTGTGAAGATTCGGCATGAAGCTTCCACTGCTCAGAAGACTGGAGGGCACCTCTCAAATTTGCTCCCACAGACATATGATGATGAAGCAGCTTTTAGACTGACAGCTAACAGGGCAG GTTCTGCTTTGCATTCGTCTGGCCAAGGTAGTATGGACTCAGCAGGCTTGGAAGAGGTTTGCACCCTTAGGCTTTGA